The proteins below come from a single Candidatus Poribacteria bacterium genomic window:
- a CDS encoding electron transfer flavoprotein subunit alpha/FixB family protein, with the protein MKILVYGEPEDGKATDLTLQCLAKGIELAGQTEGESACVLIGYGVKGVADELISCGADKIFLVEDERLSGYTTTPYRKAFSEVIREYSPDLILLPASTIGDDLAPAAATELRSACVLDCNEVKLQDGDIELGRVEFDGKVITRFSPAKRPVIATFKDGISEPAKPLAGRQGEVIPVEVSLKDEDLIARVVRRDVARRTVDLRAAKVIVAGGAGVGSKENFKLVEELAEVLGGEVGATRAAVDAGWTTHDRQIGQTGVTVKPELYIACGISGAVQHRVGIMGARKIVAINIDPNAPIFRFAHYKIVGDLTEVIPKLIKLAKEMR; encoded by the coding sequence TTTACGGCGAACCTGAGGATGGAAAGGCAACCGATCTGACGCTTCAATGTTTGGCCAAGGGGATCGAACTGGCGGGTCAAACTGAGGGTGAATCGGCCTGTGTGCTTATAGGATATGGGGTTAAAGGCGTCGCGGACGAGCTGATCTCCTGCGGGGCGGATAAGATCTTCCTCGTTGAGGACGAAAGGTTATCCGGATATACCACAACCCCATATCGTAAGGCCTTCAGCGAGGTGATTCGGGAATACTCCCCCGATCTAATTCTGCTGCCCGCCTCCACGATCGGAGATGACCTCGCGCCGGCGGCGGCGACCGAGCTGAGATCCGCCTGTGTCCTCGATTGTAATGAGGTTAAGCTGCAGGATGGGGATATCGAGCTCGGTCGGGTTGAATTCGACGGCAAGGTTATCACCAGATTCTCCCCGGCTAAAAGGCCCGTTATCGCCACCTTTAAGGACGGGATATCTGAGCCGGCTAAACCTCTGGCCGGCCGTCAGGGGGAGGTGATTCCGGTTGAGGTAAGCTTAAAGGATGAGGATCTGATCGCAAGAGTCGTCAGGCGCGATGTCGCCCGTAGGACGGTTGATCTCAGGGCGGCCAAGGTCATCGTCGCGGGCGGCGCCGGAGTTGGATCGAAGGAGAACTTCAAGCTGGTGGAGGAACTGGCTGAGGTTCTGGGAGGTGAAGTCGGCGCCACAAGGGCAGCCGTGGATGCCGGATGGACGACGCACGACAGGCAGATAGGTCAGACCGGCGTGACGGTCAAGCCGGAGCTGTATATCGCATGTGGCATAAGCGGCGCCGTTCAACACAGGGTCGGGATCATGGGAGCCAGGAAGATCGTCGCCATAAACATCGATCCCAACGCTCCGATATTCCGATTCGCGCATTATAAGATCGTCGGCGACCTGACCGAGGTGATACCCAAACTGATAAAGCTTGCTAAGGAGATGAGGTGA